The genomic segment GACTAAACGTTATTACCAGCATCTGAACCGATTGAGCGCCAACCTGGCCTTGCTGTCTGATATCTCAATGGCGGTACTGGGCGGCAGCCTCAAGCGCCGCGAGCGTATCTCTGCCCGTCTGGGGGATGTGCTGAGTCAGGTATTCCTGGCCTCTGCGGTCCTCAAACGTTACGACGACGAAGGCCGTCAGGAAGCCGATTTGCCGCTGGTTCACTGGGGCGTACAGGATGCCCTGCATCAGGCCGAACAGGCCATTGACGCCCTGCTGACGAACTTCCCGAACCGCGTGGTGGCAGGCGCCTTGCGGGCGGTTATTTTCCCGACCGGACGTCATTATCTGGCGCCGTCTGACAGGCTGGATCATAAAGTGGCGAAGATCCTTCAAGTTCCGAGCGCAACCCGTTCTCGTATCGGCCGTGGTCAGTATCTGGAGCCAACCGAGCACAACCCGGTCGGTCTGCTGGAAGCGGCGCTGCAGGATGTGATGGCCGCCGACCCAATTCATCAGAAAATTTGCAAACAGCTGGGCAAAAACCTGCCGTTTACCCGCCTGGATGAGCTGGCGAAACAAGCGCTGGCAGGCAGCATTATCAATAAAGATGAAGCGGCGCTGCTGGTGAAAGCCGAAGAGAGCCGTCTGCGCAGTATTAACGTGGATGATTTCGACCCTGAAGCGCTGGCGACACAGCCGGTAAAACTGCCGGAGAAACACCGCAAACCTGAAGCGGCGTAACACGTTTCACTCTGACACCCCCCGCCCTGCACGCAGTGCCGTTCACTTAAGCGAAGCGGCATTGCGATTTGATGGATAGCGAGTTTTTGATATCGATAGCCGAAACGGTGTCGAATATTCCAATAAAATGGGTCGTTCCGGCGGGCTGCCCCTGAAAGGCGACGCCGTTCAGCCCCTAACGAAATCCGGCGTGCTGCTTACTACGGTGCCCGGCATTTTACAGACCGGACAGGGCGTCGTTTTGTCACCGACGCGAACTATGCCTCTGCCGGTATCCTGGTTGGCGGGAAGGGAACTGATGCAGCGGGCGCCGGTGGTTGTTTTATCGCCATCAAGGTCAAGACCGAGCGCGTCGATACTGACAAAGTGGGGCATTTCATATCCATATAATAACAAGGGTTATTATTTCACACTATACGCCCAATTTTCCTGTGAAAATATATTATTAGCATACAAATAGTTACATCAAAATGGAATGGGGATTTCCGCCCGGTATTGATAACGATTGTTTACTTTTTTTGTAAGAGTAAGCTCGGACATCAAGGCAATAGCCCGCGCCCTGCGCAGGGTTTTTTATTGCCACATTTTCTCGTAATGACGTGCTACAGTGTCAAAAAGCGGTCGTTTGAGGAGTCTGAATTGTGCCTGGCCTGAAGATGTCGATTTTGCAGCAACCGTTAGTGTGGATGGATGGCCCCGCCAACCTGCGCCACTTCGATCGTCAACTGGAAGAGATTACCGGCCGCGATGTGATTGTTCTGCCGGAGATGTTCACCACTGGCTTTGCGATGGAGGCGGCAAAACAGTCACTGCCTCAGGACGAGGTTGTTGCCTGGATGCATGCCAAAGCGCAGCAAACAAACGCGCTGATCGCCGGTAGCGCCGCGCTGCAAACCGAGCGCGGGGCGGTGAATCGCTTCCTGCTGGTTGAGCCTGAAGGAAAAGTGCACTTTTACGATAAACGCCACCTGTTCCGCATGGCGGATGAGCATCATCACTATGAAGCGGGCAATGCACGCGTGGTGTTTGAGTGGCGCGGCTGGCGTATTCTGCCGTTGGTGTGCTACGACCTGCGCTTCCCGGTGTGGTCGCGCAACCGAAACGATTATGACCTGGCGCTGTATGTTGCCAACTGGCCCGCTCCGCGTTCGCTGCACTGGCAGGCGCTGTTGACCGCGCGCGCCATTGAGAACCAGGCGTACGTGGTGGGCTGTAACCGCGTGGGAACGGACGGCAACGGGCATCATTACCGTGGCGACAGCCGGGTGGTGAATCCACAGGGCGAGATTATGGCGACTGCCGACGCGCATCAGGCAACGCGCATTGATGCCGAGCTGTCGCTGACGGCGCTGAAAGAGTATCGGGAGAAGTTCCCGGCCTGGCAGGATGCGGATCTGTTTAGCATTGAATGAATATTATACCCTTTCCGAAAAGGGAGATAAAAAGGTTAACTCACTACTTTGCGGCTTTCCGTCGCGGCTACGGAGTGCCCTTCCGGCATACGGTAAATCACCTGCGCACCGCCAAAGTTATAATCCTGCAACGGATCTTTTACCACGATTTGATGATCGCGTTCGCACAGGGCGTCGATTGCCGCCTGCGGATGGTGTCCGTGCAGCATAATGCGCAGCGCCATCTGCTATGTCCTTGCGCCTGCATCGGCCCGCCCATCACGCCGAAGGACATCAGCAGCTTGCCGTTGCCGTTCATCGCAAAACCGGGAATGATAGTGTGGAACGGACGCTTGCTGACCGCCAGCGCGTTGGGGTGTTTTGGATCCAGCAAAAAACCGCAGCCACGGTTTTGCAGACTGATCCCGGTATCGGGCACCACCATGCCAGAACCAAAGCCCATATTGTTGGACTGAATAAACGGGATCATCATACCGCTGGCATCGGCGGCGCTCAGATACATCGTCCCACTCTGCGTCGATGAACTATAGGTGAAATCAGCGTGGCGATCCCCTGGCCGTTAGGCGGTAGCTCCTGCACTGAACCGCCTGCAAAATCCCGCGACAGCAGGACTAGCCAATCCACGCGATGGTTTGCCAGATCCTCAGCCGTGAGGTGTGCGCCGTGCGCTTTGGCAAAAGCGGCGATTTTCTGCGCCAGTTCACCGCGATAAAACGCTTCGCCGTTGGTTTTCGCAATCAACTCCAGCGAGTGGACCTGCGCCGGGTTGCGGGAGATCTCCCCCACGCACGGCGCGCGGCCTTCCGGCGCAAAGCAGCCGCAGTACAGGCGTAACGTCCTCAAACGGAATCGTTGTCATAGCGTGGAGTTGTACGCAAGGTGAATCGCCTGAATCAGGGCGGTTTGCAGACTGAGCAGGTGCTCACGCATGGCGGAGGCTGCTTCATTAGGCTGGCACTGGATAATCGCGGACATGATGTTGTGATGATGGTCGTTGTAGCTATCAACGCGTTCAGACGTGCGGGCCAACTCGCGCAGGTGCCGCCAGCCCTGTTTACGCCATATACGCCCCTCCTCTTTCAGCACATCCAGCGCGCGATGCACTTCGCGTCGTCCTACGCCGAGAGTGTCCGACAGCTCACGTTCGGTGGGCAGCGGAATGCCTGGTGTTGACTCGTGCTGGTTGATGAGCCCGCGCAATTGCTCTAACGCGGTACTGGAATTGGCCAGAAACCGTGACGGTTTTTCCATATTGGTTCGCTCACTGTCATCATGACTTTATTTTTAGTAACGATAACTTATTGATATAACGTACATCTTATCGCTCTAATGATTAAGCAATGAACAAACCAATACACAATTGGTTCATGATAAAAGAAGAATAGATGCGATAACCGACTGATTTCTAATGAATTATTTTTACGTAAGTATTACTTTCACCCGCAAAAAACGAACGCCGCCTGGCAGGCAGTGTTCGTTCAGGGTTATCGCTAAACCGGTAGTCGGCGATAGAAGGTGTGGTCAGTTAGATAAGTAATATTTAATATTCTCAGGGGCAAAATAAAAACTCTCCATGTTATATAAATTCACAAGCACTATGACTGTCATACGAGGAATCGTACGTTAAAAAATCACGGCCTTAAAACGGGCAGCATTGGATGCCGTATAAATTACGGTATTTTGAATATTTCTGTGCCCTAAATAGTCCTGTATTAGTCGTGTATCACACCCTTTATCAGCCAGGGCATAACCGCACGCATGGCGAAACATGTGTGGATGTACATCGATATTGATGCCGGCGGCATGACCGGCCTCTCTGAAAATACGATAGAGTTGCTGCCTCGATATTTTCTTACCATGCCTTGATAAAAACAGATATTCAGAGTCCGAACCTAAATAGCCCGATCGCTTCTGCATCCATGCCTGCAATGCTAACAGCTCTCGATGCTGCAAAGGATGCTGTACGGAGAATCCATTCTTTAATCTTGAGATATAGATTATTTTATTGGAAATTTCGATATCCCGAATTTTCAATTGCGATAGTTCGCTCACGCGGAGCCCGTGGATGAAGCACATTAACAGCATGCATTTGTTTCTTTCACTGTTTTTTGTGCTAGCAACGGCAGAGATTAATCGTTCAACCTCATGCACGGTCAGGTATTTTCTTCTCTTCATTGTCATATTTCTTTTTTATTTTCACGTTTCCGTTTACAACCTTACTTTCTCAAACATATACCGCAGGCAAGGACATAACTGACATATGAAAATCCTCATCATCCATTTCACCAGGTTAAATTTTTATTGACGTCCAGACAGAACATTATGCGAAACACCGTTAAGAATATTTATCGATTCAACGGTATTATTAAGGTGTCGTTGTTCAAAACTTGGCGCGGCCAGGTTTAGAAATCGCATAATCCTGCCCTGGAAAGATTAAATCACAACCAGACAGACGGTGTGAAGTGCAATTTTTTTAAAATCGACACGAATGTGAAACGCAGGCACTCAGAATAAGCACCAATTAGATTTTTACGCCAAAGAGCAGAGTTTCTATAGAATTTAATTCTTTATTTACATCGCAAAATCGTCAATAAAAAGAATCTTCACCCAATGTTTAATGGCCAGTAAACACTTATGGGAAATGGCTTAAATTTTTCCAGGAATGTATAGGATTATTCTTTGAAGAAATAATACCATAGTGAAATCAATTATCTTCACCCTTTACAAAACAATGAGTTAAAGAATATATTTTACACATAATTTTAGTTTATAAAAAATATTTGCACACTTTCCTTTTTATTTCAGATCAGAGAAAATTCTTATTCCATCGGTTTATTCTCAAAATAGTAGCCCCGAAACAGATTTTCTGTAAAAGCTATCGATGTGAATTTGTCGACCCTCCCACCCGGGTGGAGTATAAAAGCGTTTGGCCCGAACGTAAGCCGCACCTAATGCAAATTGAGGTCCTTAACCCGCACATCCGTGTCTGGCCGGACCTCTCATCACACACCTTTTACTGTTTTATCAATCGAGCGTTAGCGGTGTGGATTTTATTGGTGAAAATCGGGAACAGTATGTCGATGTTCTTGAAGAGGATGAACTGAAAAAAAGATGCGTTTTCAAATCCAAATTTACTCATAAGCGTTGATCTTACGTGATAGATAGATTTGAGAGATAAGCTCGCATGTTCTGAAATCGACTGAACCTTATGCTCGGCCGCAAGGTACTTGATCATCGAGCATTCACTTTTCGTTAAGCGGGTACAGCGATTTTTCCCTGTTCGCGATTCGCGTCCACAGAAGATATCGTTCAGGTTGCGCTTGAACTCAAGCAACGCTTTTTTCTTCTCCACCAGATAGCTTTTTCCAGGCTTGAATGGTGTAAAGGCACCGGTTTTGTCACCCTGTAACCAGATGATTTTCACGAAAGTGCAAGCATCAAAAATACTCAGAAGCGATAACCACTCCCCCTGAATGTAAATATCGTTATCAACAATCAGTACCACAGAGTTCACATTCCCCCACAGTTTCGTGTGCAGCGCTTCATCACTTAACCGAACGTGAATAACATTCGTTTGTGGGTACAATTGTGCTATGCCAAAATACAACCAATAGTTATCGGTAAGAACAATAATCGGGTTCTGATAGCTGATGCCGCTTCCCACGGCGTTAATGCGCTTCTGGCTAATCATATACAATTCCCTCTTTGAGTAAACGCAGTACTCAACTGTAAAAACAGTTCCGAATCCGTCCTGACATCAAGCTTGCGCATAGCATTACATTTATGAGCGCTTATAGTTTTGATGCTTAATTGCTTCATCTGAGCGATTTGTTGCAGATCCATGCCGTGGAACAGATGCTTCAAAACATCAATTTCGCTACGGGTTAATCTGGCGGTGACGCACTGATGAGTCTCGTTGATCCGCGCCAGATCGCTGCAGATTTTCGGGCTCAGCACATGTTTTTTATCAAATGCCTGCCTGAAGAAATCCTCCGTATCGTTCAGGGACTCCGCGCGTGCGATCACGCTGATGTTGTAATGATTCAGGAGATTGCGCAGCACATTACTGTCATGGCAAGAGGTATAAACCACAATAGTCATGTCGGGAAACTGCGCATTCATTTGCAGCAGAGTATCTAGCCCTTTCTGCAGATCCTCCTCTGCGCTTTGCAAGTCGGTGACAAGAAGATCGACGGACTGATACATCAGCGCATCCTGCATTTTGCCGAGACTTAGCTCCTGAAAAACGATTTCATAATCATCATTAATGGATTTGATCAGCGTCGAGAGCCCAAAAAGCGTTAAGGGGTGGCTATCCATTAATGCCACGGTTTGAGGTGGGGTGCATGTCTGATTCATCAGGCTATTGCTCCTTGCAGGCCGGGGCTCCCGGCGCTTATCCATTACAAAAACAGTACGGTTAAAATTTACAGTCCCGCGGTCGGACCCACTTTCGCCATCCAGGTCCCCTGAGCAAAGAGTTCACTGTCATTGTGAAACCCCAGCTTCATCATGGCATTACGCTTGTGGGTACTGATGGTGCGAATATCGCGATGCAGCGTCTGCGCAACTCTGGAAACACTTTGCCCGGAAAATAAACAGGCGAGCACGTCCAGTTCTCTGGCGGTAAGCGCGGTATTTTTAGGGGTCGTTTTAGCGAGCAGTTGCTGCACCTTAGGGCTAAGCCATTGCCGGCTTCCCAATATGCCTTTGGTGATACATTGCGTTAGCGCCAGTGCAGGCTCGTGTTTTAACAGGATGCCGTGAGCTTTCGAGGACACCAGCAGCTCCAGCACACGGTAGTCACTGAAATCAGTACAAATCACAACCTTCATGGTGGGATAGGTTTCGCGCAAATGCGCCAACAGTCTCAGCCCATCGAGCATGAGTTCATTTTCGCCACAAATATCCATAATCAGTAATGCAGGCGGCGAACTGGCAACATGCGATGTAATGTCAGCGAGCGTTTGCACGACGTTTATCGCATCGCTTATCCCGCAGGACTCCATGAGGATCTGCTTTATACCCAGTGCAGTGACAGAACATGCATCCATGATCAATACCCCTTCCCCTTCAGAGCGTACCGGGAAGATGCGTGATGAGACACGGACTGCATTTAGGTTGTTGACATAGTTCATCTTACCTCCTTGTTTTCTCAGTAACGCTCCCTTACGGGAGCATTTTCTGGAACAGATGCCTTACGTTATGTATCGGTCTCCCCTTGCGACCCGCTTCCTCCCTCAATTACTGATATGTAAAGGTGACCTGCATTGTTCCTACGATTGTTCCCGGTGTTGCATTGCCCTGCGCGCTATAAACGCGCGCCAGCATGTCGAACGTTGTACCGCGGCTTGCGGAATCAACGTTCTTCTGCATTTGCGACGCATTTCCAAGCGTCGTGCCAGCCTCGTTCTGCACCTCAATTTGCACCTGCGTCGCCGTGCCGGTGTTCGCATACATGTTGCTTTCAACCTCATCTGGCGTGCCGTTGAGGGTCATAGTGGCAACCGATGTCGATGCAGGACATTGGCTCAGCACAATCGAAAAAGTTTTCCAGCCCG from the unidentified bacterial endosymbiont genome contains:
- a CDS encoding amidohydrolase, yielding MPGLKMSILQQPLVWMDGPANLRHFDRQLEEITGRDVIVLPEMFTTGFAMEAAKQSLPQDEVVAWMHAKAQQTNALIAGSAALQTERGAVNRFLLVEPEGKVHFYDKRHLFRMADEHHHYEAGNARVVFEWRGWRILPLVCYDLRFPVWSRNRNDYDLALYVANWPAPRSLHWQALLTARAIENQAYVVGCNRVGTDGNGHHYRGDSRVVNPQGEIMATADAHQATRIDAELSLTALKEYREKFPAWQDADLFSIE
- a CDS encoding GntR family transcriptional regulator, translating into MEKPSRFLANSSTALEQLRGLINQHESTPGIPLPTERELSDTLGVGRREVHRALDVLKEEGRIWRKQGWRHLRELARTSERVDSYNDHHHNIMSAIIQCQPNEAASAMREHLLSLQTALIQAIHLAYNSTL
- a CDS encoding tyrosine-type DNA invertase, with amino-acid sequence MKRRKYLTVHEVERLISAVASTKNSERNKCMLLMCFIHGLRVSELSQLKIRDIEISNKIIYISRLKNGFSVQHPLQHRELLALQAWMQKRSGYLGSDSEYLFLSRHGKKISRQQLYRIFREAGHAAGINIDVHPHMFRHACGYALADKGCDTRLIQDYLGHRNIQNTVIYTASNAARFKAVIF
- a CDS encoding helix-turn-helix transcriptional regulator, with translation MDKRREPRPARSNSLMNQTCTPPQTVALMDSHPLTLFGLSTLIKSINDDYEIVFQELSLGKMQDALMYQSVDLLVTDLQSAEEDLQKGLDTLLQMNAQFPDMTIVVYTSCHDSNVLRNLLNHYNISVIARAESLNDTEDFFRQAFDKKHVLSPKICSDLARINETHQCVTARLTRSEIDVLKHLFHGMDLQQIAQMKQLSIKTISAHKCNAMRKLDVRTDSELFLQLSTAFTQRGNCI
- a CDS encoding response regulator transcription factor, with the protein product MNYVNNLNAVRVSSRIFPVRSEGEGVLIMDACSVTALGIKQILMESCGISDAINVVQTLADITSHVASSPPALLIMDICGENELMLDGLRLLAHLRETYPTMKVVICTDFSDYRVLELLVSSKAHGILLKHEPALALTQCITKGILGSRQWLSPKVQQLLAKTTPKNTALTARELDVLACLFSGQSVSRVAQTLHRDIRTISTHKRNAMMKLGFHNDSELFAQGTWMAKVGPTAGL
- a CDS encoding fimbrial protein, which translates into the protein MVKEATFKVSNKAKMPALMLWLAAVALSSPAGADTQLNITGNIKASPCSINLPSGGLNVDLGQNILASSLAEAGSSTGWKTFSIVLSQCPASTSVATMTLNGTPDEVESNMYANTGTATQVQIEVQNEAGTTLGNASQMQKNVDSASRGTTFDMLARVYSAQGNATPGTIVGTMQVTFTYQ